DNA sequence from the Streptomyces canus genome:
GTGCCGATCACCTCCGCCGGCGCGCCCGGCGCCATCCGCCAGGTCACCGGCGGCCTGCCCAACATCGACGACCTCAGCTTCCTGACCCCGTTCTCCGATGTGGTGTTCGCCGCGCAAAACGGCTCCTCCTCGAACAACGGCCCGGACAGGGTCGTGGTCATCTACCCGAACGGCACCTACAAGCCCGTCCTGACCAGCGCGGACGGCCTCGCCTCGCCCTCAGCGACCGCGGTGCGCGGCGATCGCCTGTACATCACCGACGGCGGTGTCCCCGACCCGCACGACCCGAAACTGCAGACCGCCAGGATCAACTTCCCCGCCCTCCTCGCAGGCGCGACCCACTGACCCGACCAGGATGGCAGCCGGGGCGCACGCCCCGGCTGCCGCGATGGAGGAACGCATCGTGCGGTACCCGAAAGAACACAAACACCAGACACGGCAGCGGATCATCACGACGGCCGGCCGCCGGCTCAAGCGCAACGGCATCGACGGCTCCGGAGTCGCGACGCTCATGAAGGACGCGGGCCTGACAGGAGGCACCTTCTACGCCTACTTCGCCTCCAAGGACGACCTCGTCGCCACCGCGGTCGCCGACCAGTTGCGCGCCCAGCACGAGAACATCGTCGCGCAGGCAGCCCCCGGCCGCGCCGGACTCGAACAGATCATCCGCTGGTACTTCTCCCCCCGACAGCGCGACAGCGTCGAGGACGGCTGCCCCAACGCCGCCCTGCTCGACGAGATCGGACGCTCCACGGATCGCACCAAGCAGGCGTACACCGATGGCGCGCTGACCCTCATCGACGGCTTCGCCGCCCGCCTGGCACCCCGCGACCCGCCCTCGGCACGCCCGAAGTCACTCAGCCTCCTCGGCATGATGGCCGGCACCCTGCAACTCTCCCGCGCCCTCACCGACCGGCAACTCGCCGACCAACTCCTCGAACAGGGCATCGACAACGCCCTCGCCCTGATAGACGCCGAACAGCACAACTGACTACGCCATCGTCGCCGTCGTGCTGTCCCTGCTGCTGGTCTTCTCCGCCGTTCCCGACATCACCCGCGACCCGAAGATCACGGACGGGCTCTAGGCGCTCGGGGTGCCCGACAACTGCTCCTGCCTCTCGGCCTGGTCAAGATCGCGGGCGCTCTGGGGCTGCTCGCCGGCATCGCCTACCGACCGTTGGGCATCGCGGCGGCGACCGGTGTCGTCCTGTACTTCCTGGGCGCCGTGATGACGCACGTCCGTGGAGGCGACAAGAAGGGAAGCGCCACCCCGGCCGTCATCATGCTCCTTGCCGTGGCGCCGCTGGTACTGGGGGTCGCGACGGTCTGATCGTGCGCCACCACGTGACGTCGACGGTTCCGACGGCGCACGTCGACCCCCGCCGAGCAGCGCCGGCCGGCCGCGCACATGCCGTCGCCACCCGCAGCTTCCTGCGTGCTGCGCCGGGAACTGGCCCTCGGCTTGACACAATTGTGGCTCTTGCTTTGCTCCTCATACGTTGTTCGCGTCGTTGCCCGGACCTAGCCTCACCTGCGAAACCGTGGGAAGGGCCGGCATGCTGAATACCGTTCGGGAACAGGCGAAGGGGCTCACCAAGGACCAGCGCAACGCGTTCGTCGCCGCCTATCTGGGATGGGCGATGGACGCGTTCGACTACTTCCTTGTGGTCCTCGTCTACAGCGAGATAGCCGACGACTTCGATGTCTCCCTCACCGACATGGCCTTCCTCACCACCGCCACGCTCGTGATGCGGCCGGTCGGGGCCTTCGTCTTCGGCATGTGGGCGGACCGCAGGGGCCGCCGGCTCCCGCTCATGGTCGACGTGGTCTTCTACTCGATCGTCGGATTCGCCTGCGCCTTCGCGCCCAACTACGCCGTGCTGCTGGTGCTGCGTCTGCTGTACGGCATCGGCATGGGCGGCGAGTGGGGCCTGGGCGCGGCGCTCGCCATGGAGAAGATCCCCGCCGAGCGGCGCGGCTTCTGGTCGGGCCTGCTGCAGAGCGGCTACTCGCTGGGGTATCTGCTCGCCGCCGTGGCGTTCTTCGTTATCGAACCCGTCTTCGGCTGGCGCGGGTTGTTCGCCTTCAGTCTGGTGCCCGCCCTGGTCGCCCTGTGGGTGCGCAGCCGGGTGGAGGAGAGCGAGGTGTGGGAGAAGAGCGTCAAGCTCAACCGCACCCCCGCGTACCGGGTGTTCAGGGACCCGGCCGTGCTGAAGCGCTTCGTGTACCTCGTGGCGCTGATGACCGCCTTCAACTGGATGTCGCACGGCACCCAGGACATCTATCCGACCTTCGTCAAGAAGGGCCTGGGTCTGTCCCCGGACACCTCCATCGCCATCGCCGTCGTCTACAACATCGGCGCCATGATCGGAGGCGCGCTGCTCGGTGCCTTCTCCGAGAGGCTGGGGCGCCGTCGCACGATCATGATCGCGGCGGCCGGTGGTCTGGTCGTGGTGCCCTTCTTCGTGCTGTCGACGACCGTGGGCTGGCTGATGCTCTCCTCCTTCCTGATGCAGATGTGCGTCCAGGGAGCCTGGGGCGTGATCCCCGCGCACCTGACCGAGATGAGCCCGGACGCGATCCGGGGCTTCTACCCCGGTGTCACCTATCAGCTGGGGAACCTGATCGCGGCACTCAACCTGCCCATCCAGGAAGCCCTCGCCGAACGGCACGGCTATCCGGCGGCGATGGCGTGGACCGTGGTGCCGGCCCTGGCGGTGGTGATCGTGCTGAGCGCCGTCGGCAAGGAGGCCAAGGGCATCCGGTTCGGCGGCTCGGGCGCCACGGGTACCCCGGGCGGCCCGGCCCCGAGCACCGCGGCGGTCGACAGCGCGTAGGCCCGCTTCCACGTACCGGTACGGGCCGGGCCGTCAGCCCCTACGATGGCAACTCGCAGTGTCTGTACGTGTGCACAGTCGAGTTTCACCGCAGGGAGCAATGCCCATGGGTGCCCATGAGTCCGCGGGAACACCGATCGACAGCGGGATCCTGGGCGGGCGGTCCGCAGGGCCCATGGTGCCGCGGCTGCTGCTGGGCGCGCGGCTGCGCAGGCTGCGGGAGGAGCACGGGGTCTCCCGTGAGGACGCGGGGCATGTCATCCGCGGCTCACGGTCGAAGATCAGCCGTATGGAGGCCGGCCGTCACGGCTTCAAACTGCGGGACGTGGAGGATCTGCTCACTCTCTACGGCGTCACG
Encoded proteins:
- a CDS encoding TetR/AcrR family transcriptional regulator, with product MVRYPKEHKHQTRQRIITTAGRRLKRNGIDGSGVATLMKDAGLTGGTFYAYFASKDDLVATAVADQLRAQHENIVAQAAPGRAGLEQIIRWYFSPRQRDSVEDGCPNAALLDEIGRSTDRTKQAYTDGALTLIDGFAARLAPRDPPSARPKSLSLLGMMAGTLQLSRALTDRQLADQLLEQGIDNALALIDAEQHN
- a CDS encoding DoxX family protein, with the protein product MPLGLVKIAGALGLLAGIAYRPLGIAAATGVVLYFLGAVMTHVRGGDKKGSATPAVIMLLAVAPLVLGVATV
- a CDS encoding MFS transporter; amino-acid sequence: MLNTVREQAKGLTKDQRNAFVAAYLGWAMDAFDYFLVVLVYSEIADDFDVSLTDMAFLTTATLVMRPVGAFVFGMWADRRGRRLPLMVDVVFYSIVGFACAFAPNYAVLLVLRLLYGIGMGGEWGLGAALAMEKIPAERRGFWSGLLQSGYSLGYLLAAVAFFVIEPVFGWRGLFAFSLVPALVALWVRSRVEESEVWEKSVKLNRTPAYRVFRDPAVLKRFVYLVALMTAFNWMSHGTQDIYPTFVKKGLGLSPDTSIAIAVVYNIGAMIGGALLGAFSERLGRRRTIMIAAAGGLVVVPFFVLSTTVGWLMLSSFLMQMCVQGAWGVIPAHLTEMSPDAIRGFYPGVTYQLGNLIAALNLPIQEALAERHGYPAAMAWTVVPALAVVIVLSAVGKEAKGIRFGGSGATGTPGGPAPSTAAVDSA